Within the bacterium genome, the region AGAGCTGTTTAAAATTACACATCTTTTAAAACATAAAGCCTTGAGCCTTTCGCAGGGCGAAATGGATCGTGTTTGTTTAGCCCGCGCTTTAGTAACACAACCAGAATTGCTTTTACTGGATGAACCCTTTTCAAGTTTAGACCAACAATACAAGTATAGCCTACTTCAAGAGCTAAGAAACATTATTAAAGCCAATAAAATCACTACTATTTTAGTTACCCAAGACCAAAACGAGGCTTTGTTTCTGGCTGATATTATTGGGGTGATAAAAGGGGGCAGGATTTTACAGACAGGTAAGCCACAAAATGTTTTTACACAGCCTGTTTCAAAAGAGGTGGCTGATTTTATAGGAATAGAAGCAATTGCCGAGGGATTGATTATTGATAAAGAGGGCAGCCTTTGTTTTGTCAAAGTAAATGACAGGGTTATTGAAGTGGTTTCAGAATATGACATTGGCAGTAATGTATTTGTTTGTATAAGGCCTGAAAATATTGTCATATCAAGGCAACTAACCCTAACAAGCGAGCGCAATCATTTTAAAGCGGTAATTACTAGCATTGAAGCTATAAGATTGGAGTAT harbors:
- a CDS encoding ABC transporter ATP-binding protein encodes the protein MIKIKDLYLEFPGRLQLKINHFEIPEGTLFGFIGPNGSGKSTLLNILSLFQKPDKGYVEVFGKNILSLKNPLPYRRRLSFVLSQPYLLKDTVYNNVRLPLVFRGISDNARVKEMLELFKITHLLKHKALSLSQGEMDRVCLARALVTQPELLLLDEPFSSLDQQYKYSLLQELRNIIKANKITTILVTQDQNEALFLADIIGVIKGGRILQTGKPQNVFTQPVSKEVADFIGIEAIAEGLIIDKEGSLCFVKVNDRVIEVVSEYDIGSNVFVCIRPENIVISRQLTLTSERNHFKAVITSIEAIRLEYKVNLECGFNLVAFVTRRSIENLNLKPGEDVFVSFKATAVHLIKR